The DNA window AAGTGCACCTATGATAGCCAGACTAATGCTGATTTTAATACCATGTGGAATGCCCTTGTCAACAAATATGGTCTGAAGGAGAATGTATGGCTCAAAGAAATGTACGAAAAGCGTGAAAGCTGGGTTCCATTGTACCTGCGAGGTACTTTTTTTGCTGGCATTCCCCTAAACGAAAGTATAGAATCATTGTTTGGTATATTCTTGAATGCTGAAACACCACTTGTAGAGTTTATAGCACGATATGAGCAAGGTCTTGAGCAACGTCGTgaggaggaaagaaaagagGATTTTAACTGTTCTAATTTGCAGGCTTTTCTACAAACAAAAGAACCAATAGAAGAACAATGCAGAAGGCTTTATACACTCACTGTTTTCCAAATAGTTCAAAAGGAACTTCTGCAATGTTATAATTATCTTGGAATAAAGATTTATGAAGAAGGTACCATCAGCAGATATTCAGTGCGAAGATGTGGGAATGACAGTGAGAAACATATGGTTACTTTTAGTGCATCCAACCTCAATGTAAGTTGCAGTTGTCAAATGTTTGAATTTGAAGGTGTGCTGTGTAGGCATGTTTTGAGAGTCTTCATCCTGTTGAACATGAGAGAAATTCCAACTCACTACCTCTTACATCGGTGGACGAGAAATGCTGAGCATGGCCTTGTTTGCGATGTTGACTCTGGGGTTAGCTGTCAAGAACTCAAGTCGTTAATGGTGTGGAGTTTGAGGGAAACAGCCTGTAAATACATAGAGTCTGGAACAGCATCTATTGAAAAATACAGGCTTGCCTGTGAGATTATGCGAGATGGTGCTAAAAAGTTTTGCCGACAAAGGTAAGCCCTGGATGGGACCAATGACATGCACGGCTAATTTTTGTACCttgaccttttctttttgtacctTGTTTCTGGCCACCTTCACTGAAGACTGATAGCTTGGGAATAATGGCATTTCTCTGTATTTATCACATGTTGTGCATTCCCATTTGTTATAATACTAAATTACTAATCGATAAGACTTTCTGTAGTCCTTTAAGTGTAAATTCTATCACTAATTTCTCTCCATGATTTTTGCAGTTTTTCCttcccagtttttttttttttttagtttcatttacAGACGGTTTAGCAAACcacatcattatttattttattaagcacTAGCTATGATGAGATGGAAAGAGAGATTTCCTGTTCTAACAACATGATGCATATAGACATAGATGAGGTTGCCAAAGAAGTAGGCAATTAGATTTCTGCTGCCCCCGACAGTGTCTGGGGTAAGCCCCATTATTGATAGCGGCAGACAAGAGTTGTCTGGATGGCTTTATATTTCTATAAGCCCTTTACAGTTCCTATATAGTGTCACCCACGAGAAACGATGTAGGATAAATGGTTTAGAAATGGAGCTGCTCTTTGTTCTCCAGACGGTACATAAGAAAGTAGATTTAACATACAGATCCTTTCAAACTGCATTGAAACTAACTTGGTGCAACCTGGTTGAGAATATGTGGAGTACTTTCTGCAGGTAGTGCAGAGAATTTCCATgtaattttgtttcctttgaagTATTCATTTGAGCCTGCCAATTttgttgaacaaacataccttTTAGTTCAGTGGATGCCTCTTTTCTGCTGTAGTAATTCAACAAAGGACATGGTACtgatttaaagtttaaaataaatagcagtGCATTAAAATGAACTTCAAAACAGAGAAATATACAATGGAAAGTGCTACCGCTAACTATCATTCGTCTTGAAACTCAATTCCAGATTTGATCCAAGATTATCTCTTTTCATTCGTTGCCCAGAAATCATTATGCATTTTGCGAAGGAACATTATCTATGAACTTTCGGTATCATCATGGACTCTTTGGTACAAGGATCGAATAGCAACAGTGTATAAAAGAGGTATGAAGAAAGCTGGCCAAGGTCATAACAGAAGAAACACATATTAAGCCACAAGATCCTATGAAAGTGTGAAATCATAAAAGCCTCTATTCTTCAATGAATAAGCAAGCTCTGCTGCTATGGCATCATTACGTGCTTCATGGTCTACAACAGTAGACTGAGTGATGATGAGGGGATGCGAGAATAAAAGTCTCTGCCTCAGGTGTTTAACATAATTGTCTGTTATTGCTGCATTGAAGTGCACTCTAATGAATTGTGGATCAGAAAATAGAGAGCACCAGGATTTGCGTAGGCATTTGAATGGCAAAAGAGACTTCACAGGTAGCCGTGAGAGTATTAAACCCTAATTTTAGACAGCTAGCCTTGAGAGTACTGGGGTTGGATCAAGCTCATGGTTTTGTACTGTCATCCTTATCATTTATAGGCAGGAATTTCACACTGCATATGCTCTGTACCAGTTGCTTTATGTGTTGCGACATTTCTTCATAGGTTGagcaaaaacataattttgtatTAGCAATCATTGAACCCTAATTTTAGACAGCTAGCCTTGAGAGTACTAGGGTTCTTACTAATTGATTGTTAAGGAAAAAATCTAATTGCAACTCTTTTCGAGGAATTTCATTGGTAGCATGTGGCAAGGGTGAAGGGAACAAGGGCTTTAAACCCacaagatactatgttatctgACCCGGTCGACcttcgggtttaataactatggtgtAGAGAAGTTCTCAGACCGATGCAGACAgtttaaggaataaaaaacCAGGTTTTTATGCAAACAGAAGAATCAGTACAAGAGCAGTGTGCAAATCtttatatggtttgaaaaaaattaaaaaatcaattaaactaaaacatttagaaaaaatataactgaaaaaattatactgaaaaaaatttaattaaaatattaaaaaaaattaattgatttactTTGATTTCATaagtttaaactaaaaaactaaaataaaccgaaattaatatcaaaaaaaccaaaccaagctTAGGTTTTGGTTTTTACTTTAGaataaccaaaccaaatcaaaattgatgagttttaatatattttaattttttaaaaaacactttagttcaattatttttttagataaaacccaaacaaaaaataattaccccTTGTACAgtcattttatttcaaatatttctaatcaatattataattatcttAGAAGAAAGAGTAACGAGAAGGCCCGTTTGTTTCATGCCttgaaaccattttttttatatttatttttcattaaaaaaattaattaataaaaaaaattttaattaaaaaatattaacttggtttttacaataacatttttaatttgaatgaaatacATTTTTCACAAAttgcaaaaaatttaaaaatatttttttttattttttattatattaaatttgatcatcattattttaattactgtatattttttttgaataattttttttttttttttttcaatcttgtttattagaatttgatttaattttatttttatatcaattttaatccttatttttttttctcttatccttttttttttatatcagatttgatactcatttttcttcattattatttgttttatttaaaacaacttctggaattgatttttttaaatttcatcatttttaaaattttatttgtaaattttgatttcttttcttttgattgttaactattttgaaataatttataaaattacatctttttcttcaatttcatcattcttcaacttttttacatctatcaaattttatttttatttttttaataaacttgaaaaaataaattaaaatattaataaattattttctaacttatttttcatatttttttaattattataatattagctGGAGATAGTTTggtatttgatcaaatataaaaaaataaataaataattaaaatgcacagtaaaacaacaaaaatacctCAAAAGCAAAACTTCTAAACCTAGAGTCATAGGGCATTCTAGTCTTTTCGCAAtgaatttgtataattttaaGGTCAACTTAGAAGTACTTTggtatttaattaaagaaaaaaaaatgtgcacaTATGTTGCACCTAGGGGCCTATGGAAGGTGCCCGCACTCTTCAGACGATGTGTGCGGCGCCTCTTGGCATCCAAAAAAGGCCGCCCATCATGTTGTTGGAAATGTTGTTATATTCTCTTCTTGTTGGTGCAGCGTGTGTCTTTGGTGATGGTTCGGTTTATTGTCAATGAGCCTTTccactttttttccccttattcTCTTTCTCCCTCTATAAATTTATAGCTTAATCTTCTTGGCTTTTAGTATCTCAGCTTtgagtccttatttttttaatttttaattttttatcttgatctttttagcctttttttgaataatgattattttttaattatattaggtgtatttaatttttttataggttagTATGATTCATTtgtatgttttatatattttatatagattaaatatttatttttataatatttttaatatgtgcaaccttgtataatatttttttctttttattttattcaataaattttatgtgggTGTCAATCTCTATTACAAAATGATTTtcataaacaaattcattaaactTAACCAAGTAAATAACCTGTGTTGCGATActaaatattttgatctatattaatattttgatttttctaattatgtttttatttattattaattatttttttcatttattcacACAACagttcatgatttatttaattggatgcATTcataagtttttgaattttcatttataattttttatgtaaaagaatatgttgaaaaattctacatattcaagttttttttttttttttttatcatgtattgatgttttcaatttgatctttattcttatgatttttttttaaaaactcttttataaaagttttattatttttaatctcaccATTCAATTcaagttgataatttattattttagttatttattttgatcctcattaatcattgttttatttatagagagagcaaacaaaaaaacatatatatatagaaaacatacaaagcaaataaaatatatatatatatacacacacacacatgtgtgtgtgtttgtatgttTTCTCATTTGCTCCCcccatatatttcaaataaagcCAACTTATTTAGTTTATTAGGACTATAAcggacttttttttaaaaaaaaaaataataatatgatagTGATGTCtaaatattttactaaaaaaataatacggACTCACAACATAGACATTTACCAAACCTAGTATTGTCTAAAtctatgtgtttttaaattgtattttttacgGTCAATTTGCTAGTAAATAGAATATAAGAATATGGATATGCAATCATTAAAGGAATCATCATAGTTGTTGTTAATGATGTTAGTTTAAAAgctagtttgtttttatattttaaaaatatttttttaaaaaattaattttaattttaatttttgctttaaattatatttttttaatgttataatattattatgatgtgctgatgtcaacaataaaaaaaaaaaaattgatgcatttctaagcggaaataactttgaaaaacaatcattactataataccaaacaaGCTCTAAATACATTATTTAACAATTTAGTTGTGTGAATattatacatatactaaaagaaaatagtCTTTTCCTATagaaatgatataattataaatttcatttttttttaattgtaatagtggcaaaattataattgtttttttagaaaaataagtttttcttataatttttttttttttatatttgatatttttattattttatgcttgGTCTATTTATCactatgtttttcatttattttgtaattttttagtcTTTCCTTACACTTTTTtgtggaaaaaatattattttttattttttcactttttctaTACATTCGATACTTGgcctatttatataattttttttgttcttatattcattctttttataatttggtttttattttttcctttacacttttttttttatgaaaaattattatacaaacactaagaaaataatatttcactGTAACAAGTACAACATTATTCCATTCTTCtgctatattaaaaatttgcttgagatttttacatgtttttattaacatatatgatctttattatattttattatatgtaaactTTGACTTTTTGATTcacatgttatattttttacttgacgCAAGCAAAAATGTTAATAACACTTATACATTAATTATTCTGCgttataaaaagaatattcaacTTGTATCGAGACAAGTTGAATAGAAgcattaaaactttgttttttttttttttttattaacaaaaataattctcaatttatttaattaaatacattcataaactttttaatttataattagatttaaaaaaatatatatctaaaaagtttacataattatttttttttgctaaaaaaaatttaccaagCGGAATTCAAATAACTAACACGTATTTATATTCACAGGTAAAACATAAGTAATTATTTGCTTGACGAACTCAATCCTCATACATAAACAAATATCTGCATGGATTTGGCCATCTGAATCATCTGTTTAACGAGATCTTAGCCCATGAACCGATTGCTATCATGAGAAAACATAACCCCGTGTTTGGGGATTAAGAGCATGAAGGCATCCAGAAGCTGATCAATGCTTAACAGCATTGAAAAACAGCAAGAGAAAAAATCTGTCGTCCTTGTTATGCTGTTCAAGAAGAGAGTCATATATATGCAAGAAGTTGATCAATGCTTATCCAGAAATTATGAAATGCGTTgtcttattttgaagaaatgccttcaattcCTTACCATTGAGGGGGAAATAATCAAAACCCAAGAGTAAAAAGGTCCAAAACAGTGATggtttgaaaatcaaaataaattacccAGAACTCACCATGAAGAATGTCTTCAATCTAAGAGGCCATTTTACAATATTAGACATGAATCCACATCAGGGTCCTTATTTACAAGGATCTTTCCAGAAGAATTATGAGAAAAGTTTCCCATGTGCAGGCCATCTAGATCCAAGTGATGCTCCCTGAGTCTCTTCAGGTTTTCTTCAACCAACAGATATCAGACATTCATAGACAGCTTCTGAGCCGCAAGAGCTTCAGCCTCGAGTGTTGGTTCATACAAGATTGTAGTCTCAGCCAGCAGCGAGGTCACGACATAAGGGTCCATGTTTGAGGCTGGACGCCTATCCTCCAAGTAACCtaataatgacaaataaaaaggaaaaaaaaaaacaaaaaaagatcagTAAACTGATGAACAATGCAGATGTTGATTCCAGCGACAGATCCAAAGCACAGAACAATAATATTAGCAAAAACAGGAAATAACTCGGTCCTGTGCAAAAACAGGATTTACAACACTCGAGAACAATCGGGTGGTCTACCTTTTCCTTGCTTCTCAGTTTCACGTCCCACCCGGATGGAGCAACCACGATTAGCCACTCCCTGCGTATcaacaattgaaaaaactataagaacttcATGGCAAAGAAAAACCCCttctgatttatttgttttttagttattcAGAATTTCATGTATCTTAGGAGCATACCCAGGAAAATGTGTCAATGCTTGCTGTCTCATGCTTTCCTGTCAACCTTCTCTCATTTCCTTCACCATAGGCACTAATGTGTTCCTTATGGCGAAGTGACAGATTTAGGATTGCCTTCTTTATTGCTTCAAACCCTCCTTCCTCCCTCATGGTCTTTGTGCTGTCAGACAAATAGTAGTACATAACTATCAGTATTCTCTTACATTTGCTCTGCCTTGATATAATAATGCATTAATATTCACAGTAAAACAAGGATGCTATTACCTGTAATTGGTGTGGCATCCAGCACCATTCCAATCACCCTATCGACACGGCGAGAGATTATATGCATTCATGTGATTTAAGAGAGCCGGAAAAACCGTGTTctgaaaatcataataaaactaaatgccaacatgtattaattaccTCTATTGGTTTTGGATCGAGTGAGAGCACAACACCAGCTTGTTCAGTGATTCTCTGTCAAAACAGAGGAAAAGAAATACAGAAAGTACTTTAATGTTAAAACACGCTCGCATCCTCCCCATTTCCAATCTTCAGTTTTACCTATCTCTgatttgagagtgtggttgctgttgttttttaaaatgcttttcactcacaaaaacatgtcaataatatttttttattttttaaaaattatttttgagatcagcacatcaaaatgatttgaaaacatagaaaacatactaattcaaagtaaaaaaaaaaaattaaaatttttgaaaaatacttttctaccGCACTACCAAACGGCGCTAAAAATACATGCCGGTCTTGTAAATGATAGAAGCATAAAGCGCAGCACAAAACTATTGGAGGAAAGAAGAGAGCTAAGtgtatgaagaaaaaataagcaaatCTTTCACAAGGATGCTGATAGAATTACAACAATGGTGTTCTTTCCATCTACCACCTTTCTCCTTAgagtttatttcttttcatttaaattatgaatGTCATGGTGAATTACCTCTAGAATGTATCTCGAAATCCAGATATGGTCTCCAGCATCAATGCCCACACTGGGACCCACCTGATACTCCCACTGCATAACAGCAAAAACATCATGTAGTGATTAAAGAGAGTTACACTGTAATGACACATCATTGAAGGGCAAATGCCAAGGGTAAGAGGCAGACCTGGCCTGGCATAACCTCTCCATTGGTGCCACTAATGTTAATTCCAGCATACAGACAAGCCTTGTAATGTGCATCTGATATGTCACGACCAAAGGACTTATCAGCTCCAGCACCGCAATAATAAGGACCCTGAAATAAACAGAAATCACCAATGAACATCAAAATCCCATGTCATATAAGGTGATGCTAAAACTAAACTGGGATTTTTACAAGCAGACTATATCACCTGAGGACCAGGATAGCCTCCGACAGGCCAGCCCAAAGGCCACTTCACGTTTGTTTGAAGTAAGGTGTACTCTTGCTCTATCCCAAACCTATGTTAGATCACAGAATATTAGCACATCTACTCCTAATCACATGTTTATCACAAAGCATTCCAACTCTATCTCAAAACCTGCGCATTTTGATTGTTAGAGGGAAAAAACACTAACGTAAGACTATAACGTGCTGAAACAAGTATGAAAGAAAAACCAAGAGACCTTAAAAAGACATACCATGGAACTTCATCTATAACCTTCTTGTTACTGAAAATCTCAGCAGCCCGATGGCGTTTGTTTGTAGGGATGGGCTCACCTTGTGGCGTGTATGTATCACACATAACCTTTGTAGAATGAACAAAACAATGTCAATGATGTGATTTATGCAGCTCAGCTTTCCCTAAGAATTCAATACCTCAGAACCATAATTGCTGGTTG is part of the Populus alba chromosome 10, ASM523922v2, whole genome shotgun sequence genome and encodes:
- the LOC118034551 gene encoding glutamine synthetase leaf isozyme, chloroplastic, which produces MAQILAPSSQWQMRIAKNSAPACPMTAKMWSSLVLKQNKKGIAKSSAKFRVFALKSENSTINRMEDLLNLDLTPYTDKFIAEYIWIGGSGIDLRSKSRTISKPIEHPSELPKWNYDGSSTGQAPGEDSEVILYPQAIFKDPFRGGNNILVMCDTYTPQGEPIPTNKRHRAAEIFSNKKVIDEVPWFGIEQEYTLLQTNVKWPLGWPVGGYPGPQGPYYCGAGADKSFGRDISDAHYKACLYAGINISGTNGEVMPGQWEYQVGPSVGIDAGDHIWISRYILERITEQAGVVLSLDPKPIEGDWNGAGCHTNYSTKTMREEGGFEAIKKAILNLSLRHKEHISAYGEGNERRLTGKHETASIDTFSWGVANRGCSIRVGRETEKQGKGYLEDRRPASNMDPYVVTSLLAETTILYEPTLEAEALAAQKLSMNV